CAATTACGGCGTCAACAAAGGTTCTCAGCTGCATGAGGAGTGCTGGATTTATACCACCTCCGGTGGCCATAAAAATACCCTTTGAATTTTTAAGCCTTATTTTGTTGACTATAAAATGGAGAAATCTGGTTATCTTATCTGAAGATGTATATATCAGCATTGAAGTGACAGAATCAAAGAGAAAGACAATTCTGTCATTTTCGATATTATTCAGTAATTTAGTTATTGCAATGCCGATCTCAGTGAGGTTTTCAGGTGTACTGACATACTGGACTGAATCTGAATTTCCCGGGTTTGATCCGAGGGCATATCTTGTTATTAGATCTATAAAATAGACATTCTTCATCTCAATGCCTTTTGATTCATATTCTTTAGTGAGAATTGATGCCGGAAGATTGGATGTAATTATCACAACATTATAATTATTTCTGGACAGAACTGAAGTTAATGCTACATTCTCCTCTTTTAGGTCCATGGCATTGGATAATATCAGGACAAGACTATTATCACTAAAACTCCGGCTCATATTTACGGCTAATTATCAAAATATTCTCTGTATTCTGCCGGAATTTCATTATAACTGCCTATTATAGTCTGTGTCAGCTCCCGGAGGTTGTGGGTAATCTGCTCTGTATTTTTTATCTGGACCTGAAGGTGTATCAGAAGATCTTCCTTGCTGAGGGCATCTTTTTTGAGAAGTTCTACAAGGTTTATCAGGTTTATTCTTACAAGTTCTGATGGATTTCTAAGTCGCATAACTGCTTCTGAGATGTATTTTATCATTGTGTCAAACATCTTTTTCTCAAGAGTTATGTCGGTTGCAATGACAGATGCTCCTTTTATATTGCCGTATTCATCGTATATCGGTGAATTGCTTATAAGAACATTGAGTTTCTGGCCGGATTT
The sequence above is a segment of the Methanoplanus limicola DSM 2279 genome. Coding sequences within it:
- a CDS encoding DUF7504 family protein, which translates into the protein MSRSFSDNSLVLILSNAMDLKEENVALTSVLSRNNYNVVIITSNLPASILTKEYESKGIEMKNVYFIDLITRYALGSNPGNSDSVQYVSTPENLTEIGIAITKLLNNIENDRIVFLFDSVTSMLIYTSSDKITRFLHFIVNKIRLKNSKGIFMATGGGINPALLMQLRTFVDAVIEDKEEIDDFFSS